The Myxococcus guangdongensis genome has a window encoding:
- the hxsD gene encoding His-Xaa-Ser system protein HxsD, translated as MTTDTDLIFRDGAVQAVLDLRVYRLAAIQKSAYRFADRCTAVLGSPDADRIPLRFLFAPAVTEQDALETVRLFFQELLDQELREQVGDETRALRALIVAQAFSRTGLIRQD; from the coding sequence GTGACGACGGACACCGACCTCATCTTCCGCGACGGCGCCGTGCAGGCCGTCCTCGACCTGCGCGTCTATCGACTCGCGGCGATACAGAAGTCCGCGTACCGCTTCGCCGACCGGTGCACCGCGGTGCTCGGCTCGCCCGACGCGGACCGGATTCCCCTCCGCTTCCTCTTCGCGCCCGCCGTCACCGAGCAGGACGCGCTCGAGACGGTGCGGCTGTTCTTCCAGGAGCTGTTGGACCAGGAGCTGCGCGAGCAGGTGGGCGATGAGACCCGCGCCCTGCGGGCGTTGATTGTCGCGCAGGCCTTCTCGCGCACCGGCCTGATTCGCCAGGACTGA
- a CDS encoding DnaJ-like cysteine-rich domain-containing protein — protein sequence MSLPSQQPQTIDPMPPVDAEAIQQAAVQAFVEWTRRLPVPPPNPKDFIRAVEPKARRAARLYSVITERQVVWKKGAPQGSPDVTGLRRQSDSVDPWAETHASLRESSLSILACSPCGSRGTVSCPNCAGREVVQCSNCGGSRKAYGHASNGSRRLMNCRSCSAKGTVPCPSCRSGRVNCSACHGRGREQHWLEFVESVRFDFLVLSEEEELRRLVWTKTDMEKDAKLVGDISANGVLAQEKVSLHLPEDWVHQHWGKTQVKLKPRERITSQSFQVFEVPAARVSYSIADAPPTTIEFEGQRMLAPPPSADRQFTARGRKVQAVRGLLLALALGIPLLYILRGAYFWNGLLVFMSVFLGVSAILAEHFVRDWTLGRKGRARGWGIGAAVSALPVTVLAMVSEPSLQDARQHMSEGRLDDAQTELQALGEPESPELQQAWADLHLAHALREQNVDEVVKDALAMAPNAPERAKVEQHLLSLTRQQALASLERKDVASASTVLASAQPVLARSFSRDLGELTARLHDTEHAACSTDPCRWKALFAAYTAQPTPSRERLIGQLSTALQEQLTPKPRPKAATLDWVLHLHKTTALAAEMADTPHDPQVSVRANQALTWAREEREQIPLIGAEREVAIALLQLTASSHPNILSKTTESVSLSCELRDGRCVGAYLAGSDKESRVLNNLKRTPVTKELLSRVLGHPVELPAPPQPRGGKPPTQTTWKDGRVTLVARWNGIYLMELRVGEVKP from the coding sequence ATGAGCCTTCCGTCCCAGCAACCCCAGACCATCGACCCGATGCCTCCCGTGGACGCGGAGGCCATCCAGCAGGCCGCGGTCCAGGCCTTCGTCGAGTGGACCCGGCGACTGCCCGTGCCGCCTCCGAACCCGAAGGACTTCATCCGCGCCGTGGAGCCAAAGGCACGCAGGGCGGCCCGGCTCTACTCCGTCATCACGGAGCGGCAGGTGGTGTGGAAGAAGGGCGCGCCGCAGGGCTCGCCGGACGTCACGGGGTTGAGGCGACAGTCGGACAGCGTCGACCCCTGGGCCGAGACCCACGCGAGCCTGCGCGAGAGCAGCCTCTCCATCCTCGCGTGCTCGCCGTGTGGAAGCAGAGGCACGGTCTCCTGCCCCAACTGCGCCGGCAGGGAGGTCGTCCAGTGCTCCAACTGCGGGGGCTCGCGGAAGGCCTACGGCCATGCGTCGAACGGCTCGCGCCGACTCATGAACTGCAGGTCGTGCAGCGCGAAGGGGACGGTTCCCTGCCCTTCCTGTCGCTCGGGACGGGTGAACTGCTCGGCGTGTCACGGGCGCGGCCGCGAACAGCATTGGCTCGAGTTCGTCGAGTCGGTGCGCTTCGACTTCCTGGTGCTGTCCGAGGAGGAGGAGCTGCGCCGACTCGTGTGGACGAAGACGGACATGGAGAAGGACGCGAAGCTCGTGGGGGACATCAGCGCGAATGGCGTGCTCGCGCAGGAGAAGGTCTCGCTCCATCTCCCCGAGGACTGGGTCCACCAGCACTGGGGGAAGACCCAGGTCAAACTCAAGCCCCGGGAGCGCATCACCAGCCAGAGCTTCCAGGTGTTCGAGGTCCCCGCCGCGCGCGTCTCCTATTCCATCGCGGACGCGCCTCCCACGACGATTGAGTTCGAGGGTCAGCGGATGCTCGCGCCACCGCCTTCCGCGGACCGGCAGTTCACGGCGCGCGGTCGGAAGGTCCAGGCGGTGCGCGGGCTCCTGCTCGCGTTGGCCTTGGGGATTCCGCTGCTCTACATCCTGCGCGGCGCCTACTTCTGGAACGGCCTGCTGGTGTTCATGAGCGTGTTCCTCGGCGTGTCCGCGATTCTGGCCGAGCACTTCGTGCGGGATTGGACCCTGGGACGGAAGGGTCGGGCACGCGGCTGGGGCATCGGCGCGGCGGTGTCCGCGCTCCCCGTCACCGTCCTGGCGATGGTCTCGGAGCCGAGCCTCCAGGATGCACGGCAGCACATGTCGGAGGGACGCCTCGACGACGCGCAGACGGAGCTGCAGGCGCTGGGCGAGCCCGAGTCACCCGAGCTCCAGCAGGCCTGGGCGGACCTGCACCTGGCCCATGCGCTCCGTGAGCAGAACGTGGACGAGGTCGTCAAGGATGCCCTCGCCATGGCGCCGAACGCACCCGAGCGGGCGAAGGTCGAACAACACCTCCTGTCCCTCACCCGTCAGCAGGCCCTCGCCTCTCTCGAGCGCAAGGACGTGGCCTCCGCCTCGACGGTGCTCGCCTCCGCGCAGCCCGTGCTCGCGCGGAGCTTCTCGAGGGACCTCGGCGAGCTGACCGCGCGCCTCCATGACACGGAGCACGCGGCCTGCTCCACGGACCCCTGCCGATGGAAGGCGCTCTTCGCCGCGTACACCGCCCAGCCCACGCCGAGCCGCGAGCGGCTCATCGGACAGCTGAGCACTGCGCTCCAGGAGCAACTGACGCCCAAGCCGCGTCCCAAGGCCGCCACCCTGGACTGGGTCCTCCACCTCCACAAGACGACCGCGCTCGCCGCCGAAATGGCGGACACGCCACACGACCCACAGGTGTCGGTCCGCGCGAATCAGGCCCTCACCTGGGCCCGGGAGGAGCGGGAGCAGATTCCGCTCATCGGCGCGGAGCGCGAGGTGGCCATCGCCCTGCTCCAACTGACGGCCAGCAGTCACCCGAACATCCTGTCGAAGACCACGGAGTCCGTCTCCCTCTCGTGCGAGCTGCGGGACGGGCGCTGCGTGGGCGCGTACCTGGCCGGCTCGGACAAGGAGTCCCGCGTGCTCAACAACCTGAAGCGCACGCCCGTGACGAAGGAGCTGCTCTCACGCGTCCTGGGGCATCCCGTCGAGCTGCCCGCGCCGCCCCAGCCTCGTGGAGGCAAGCCCCCCACGCAGACGACCTGGAAGGATGGCCGCGTGACGCTCGTGGCGAGATGGAACGGCATCTACCTGATGGAGCTGCGCGTCGGTGAGGTGAAGCCATGA
- a CDS encoding hemerythrin domain-containing protein: MDAIALLKADHKTVEQLFRRFEKAGPNAHKLKRKLVEQMVLELSVHSSIEEQVFYPAVRQRSASLRDEVLRSLEEHHVVKWVLSELDELPSEAERFDAKVYVLMENVRAHVLEEETTLFPEVKKAFRPNELRELGQVLEAAKQAAPTRPHPLAPDTPPGNLVAGAVSAVMDIGRDALRAARRKATTKVREVTGRVPKSRAPSAAEYEANESASP; encoded by the coding sequence ATGGATGCCATCGCGTTGCTGAAGGCGGACCACAAGACGGTGGAGCAGCTGTTCCGCCGGTTCGAGAAGGCGGGCCCCAATGCCCACAAGCTCAAGCGCAAGCTGGTGGAGCAGATGGTGCTGGAGCTGTCCGTGCACTCCTCCATCGAGGAGCAGGTCTTCTACCCGGCGGTGCGCCAGCGCTCGGCGTCCTTGCGCGACGAGGTGCTCCGCTCGCTGGAGGAGCACCACGTGGTGAAGTGGGTGCTGTCGGAGCTGGACGAGCTGCCCTCGGAGGCCGAGCGCTTCGACGCGAAGGTCTACGTGCTGATGGAGAACGTCCGCGCGCACGTCCTCGAGGAGGAGACCACGCTCTTCCCCGAGGTGAAGAAGGCGTTCCGTCCGAACGAGCTGCGCGAGCTGGGCCAGGTGCTGGAGGCGGCGAAGCAGGCGGCCCCCACGCGTCCGCATCCGCTGGCGCCGGACACGCCGCCGGGCAACCTGGTCGCTGGCGCGGTGTCCGCGGTGATGGACATCGGCCGGGACGCGCTCCGGGCCGCGCGCCGCAAGGCCACGACCAAGGTGCGGGAGGTCACCGGGCGCGTCCCGAAATCGCGCGCTCCCTCCGCCGCCGAGTACGAGGCCAACGAGTCCGCCAGTCCGTGA
- a CDS encoding peptidase associated/transthyretin-like domain-containing protein, which produces MNPKPPRLLSVSAALMGLLGGAAPSGLLVPGIELQVAQPTWRRRNEEDSRDELLLVVPPTHGQILLAGHRSHRSHSSHRSHYSGSRNRSYGGGGGGYYVPSAEPATPPPPKLTLPPPPKPATVSFVAFPGGRIFVDDKPAGQDVTTLMRLAAGKHTVRIENRFLGTTTVEVDLVEGQTGDVTIEW; this is translated from the coding sequence ATGAACCCGAAGCCTCCCCGGCTGCTCTCCGTCAGCGCGGCGCTCATGGGACTGCTCGGGGGCGCGGCGCCCTCGGGGCTGCTCGTGCCCGGCATCGAGCTCCAGGTCGCCCAACCCACGTGGAGGCGGCGCAACGAAGAGGACTCGCGCGACGAGCTGCTCCTCGTCGTCCCGCCCACCCATGGGCAGATACTGCTCGCGGGTCATCGCTCGCACCGCTCCCACTCCTCGCACCGCAGCCACTACTCCGGCAGCAGGAACCGGAGCTACGGCGGCGGCGGAGGCGGCTACTACGTCCCCTCCGCCGAGCCCGCGACACCTCCGCCCCCCAAGCTCACGCTCCCTCCACCGCCCAAGCCCGCGACGGTGTCCTTCGTCGCCTTCCCTGGCGGACGCATCTTCGTCGACGACAAGCCCGCGGGGCAGGACGTGACCACCCTCATGCGTCTGGCGGCGGGCAAGCACACGGTCCGCATCGAGAACCGCTTCCTCGGCACCACCACCGTCGAGGTGGACCTGGTCGAAGGGCAGACCGGCGACGTCACCATCGAATGGTGA
- the hxsB gene encoding His-Xaa-Ser system radical SAM maturase HxsB produces the protein MFHDRSRYQSTQGYQLAPLRFSKLDDARYVVTNDVGEYVVLPRHELFDFLRHALPPHREAYKALKSRHFLFDEHSRVALELLALKYRTRAEQLANFTGLHIFVVTLRCDHSCAYCQVSRQAEGALEFDMSQEHADRALDFMFRSPSPTLKVEFQGGEPLLHFERIRYIVERAKALNLVHRRDLQFVIASNLSRLTDEVLGFCREHGVLLSTSLDGPEDLHNTQRPVRGGDSHRRTCEAIHRARQALGPDAVSALMTTTQASLTRVEDIIDEYVRLGFHGIFLRNISPYGFAVRGRASRQYDVSAWVEFYQRGLAHILRINEQGYPLQEEYTAILLQKLFSPRGSAYVDLQSPAGIGIGALVYNYDGAVYASDEGRMLAEMGDFSFRLGHLSHDSYESIMTSDTLLAHLSDTMPEGVPMCGDCAFLPYCGADPVFHQATMKDAVGHKAFSAFCQKQMSVLRHLIGLLEDDARARDILMGWR, from the coding sequence ATGTTCCATGACCGCTCCCGGTACCAGTCCACCCAGGGCTACCAGCTCGCGCCCCTGCGCTTCAGCAAGCTGGATGACGCCCGCTACGTCGTGACGAACGACGTGGGCGAGTACGTCGTGCTCCCTCGACACGAGCTGTTCGACTTCCTCCGTCACGCGCTGCCACCGCACCGCGAGGCCTACAAGGCGCTCAAGTCGCGGCACTTCCTGTTCGACGAGCACTCCCGCGTGGCGCTGGAGTTGCTCGCGCTGAAGTACCGCACCCGCGCCGAGCAGCTCGCGAACTTCACCGGCCTGCACATCTTCGTGGTCACCCTGCGCTGCGACCACTCCTGCGCGTACTGCCAGGTGTCCCGGCAAGCGGAGGGCGCCCTCGAGTTCGACATGTCGCAGGAGCACGCGGACCGCGCGCTCGACTTCATGTTCCGCAGCCCATCCCCCACCCTCAAGGTCGAGTTCCAGGGTGGAGAGCCGCTGCTCCACTTCGAGCGCATCCGGTACATCGTCGAGCGCGCCAAGGCCCTGAACCTGGTGCACCGCCGCGACCTCCAGTTCGTCATCGCCAGCAACCTCTCCCGCCTCACCGACGAGGTGCTCGGCTTCTGCCGCGAGCACGGCGTGCTGCTCTCGACCTCCCTCGATGGCCCCGAGGACCTGCACAACACCCAGCGCCCCGTGCGCGGCGGAGACAGCCACCGACGCACGTGCGAGGCGATTCACCGGGCACGACAGGCGCTCGGTCCGGACGCCGTCTCCGCGCTGATGACCACGACACAGGCGAGCCTCACGCGCGTCGAGGACATCATCGACGAGTACGTGCGCCTGGGCTTCCACGGCATCTTCCTCAGGAACATCAGCCCCTATGGGTTCGCCGTCCGCGGACGCGCCTCACGCCAGTACGACGTCTCGGCGTGGGTGGAGTTCTACCAGCGCGGGCTCGCGCACATCCTTCGCATCAACGAGCAGGGCTACCCGCTCCAGGAGGAGTACACCGCCATCCTGTTGCAGAAGCTCTTCTCACCCCGGGGCTCGGCGTACGTCGACCTCCAGTCGCCCGCGGGCATCGGCATCGGCGCGCTCGTCTACAACTACGACGGCGCGGTGTACGCCTCCGACGAGGGGCGGATGCTCGCGGAGATGGGTGACTTCTCCTTCCGACTGGGCCACCTCTCGCACGACTCCTACGAGTCCATCATGACGTCCGACACGCTCCTGGCCCACCTGAGCGACACCATGCCGGAGGGCGTGCCCATGTGCGGCGACTGCGCCTTCCTCCCCTACTGTGGCGCGGACCCCGTCTTCCATCAGGCGACGATGAAGGACGCCGTCGGACACAAGGCGTTCAGCGCCTTCTGCCAGAAGCAGATGAGCGTGCTGCGCCACCTCATCGGACTGCTCGAGGATGACGCCCGCGCTCGCGACATCCTCATGGGGTGGCGCTGA
- the hxsC gene encoding His-Xaa-Ser system radical SAM maturase HxsC, translating to MPALDLASAGLTALSTRSSEPFIARLREHLDDASSLREQEVLLVRRPTESLPPGFRGYLLWDEGLVSRSAAPGDTYVLPPNLRYLAEGDVVRLHPERGALSTLYRRASASNTFLVTERCDNNCLMCSQPPRKQDDSWLVDELMQALPLISPETRELGITGGEPSLLKGRLVELLARMKHHLPRTAVHLLTNGRGFANPELARAVADVQHPDLMLGIPLYSDLPEEHDYVVQALGAFDETVRGILHLKRSRVRVELRCVVHAQTYARLPQLAEFIARNLAFVDHVALMGLELMGFAKTNLGLLWMDPLDYPSQLTAAVRTLSRAGLETSLYNHPLCTLPGELHPFARKSISDWKNLYAEDCERCTRREDCGGLFASGLVKRSRGIQPFLD from the coding sequence ATGCCCGCCCTGGACCTCGCCTCGGCCGGACTGACGGCCCTCTCGACGCGCTCCTCCGAGCCTTTCATCGCCCGCCTCCGGGAGCACCTGGACGACGCGTCCTCCCTCCGTGAGCAGGAGGTGCTCCTCGTGCGGCGTCCCACGGAGTCACTGCCCCCGGGCTTCCGTGGGTACCTGCTGTGGGACGAGGGCCTCGTAAGCCGCAGCGCGGCCCCGGGGGACACCTACGTCCTGCCTCCGAACCTGCGCTACCTCGCGGAGGGGGACGTGGTGCGCCTCCATCCCGAGCGCGGCGCCCTGTCGACGCTGTACCGCCGCGCCTCTGCGTCGAACACCTTCCTGGTCACGGAGCGCTGCGACAACAATTGCCTGATGTGCTCCCAGCCGCCTCGCAAGCAGGACGACTCCTGGCTCGTGGACGAGCTGATGCAGGCGCTCCCGCTCATCTCCCCGGAGACGCGCGAGCTCGGCATCACCGGCGGCGAGCCGAGCCTGCTCAAGGGCCGCCTCGTCGAGCTGCTCGCGCGGATGAAGCACCACCTGCCGCGAACCGCGGTCCACCTCCTCACCAACGGGCGCGGCTTCGCGAACCCCGAGCTGGCGCGCGCGGTGGCGGACGTCCAGCACCCCGACCTCATGCTGGGCATCCCGCTCTATTCGGACCTGCCCGAGGAGCACGACTACGTCGTCCAGGCCCTGGGCGCCTTCGACGAGACGGTCCGAGGCATCCTCCACCTCAAGCGCTCCCGGGTGCGCGTGGAGCTGCGCTGCGTGGTCCACGCGCAGACGTACGCGCGCCTGCCCCAGCTCGCGGAGTTCATCGCGCGCAACCTGGCCTTCGTCGACCACGTCGCGCTGATGGGCCTGGAGTTGATGGGGTTCGCCAAGACGAACCTCGGCCTGCTCTGGATGGACCCGCTCGACTACCCGTCCCAGCTCACCGCGGCGGTCCGCACGTTGAGCCGCGCGGGGCTGGAGACGTCCCTCTACAACCACCCGCTGTGCACCCTGCCCGGCGAGCTGCACCCCTTCGCGCGCAAGAGCATCTCCGACTGGAAGAACCTCTACGCCGAGGACTGCGAGCGCTGCACCCGCCGGGAGGACTGCGGCGGGTTGTTCGCCTCGGGCCTCGTCAAGCGGAGCCGAGGCATCCAGCCCTTCTTGGACTGA
- a CDS encoding SIMPL domain-containing protein, protein MLHARPVRSWLLTAVLLASLGASAQSLPVSQARPAVDPATRTLRVEGTGEVKAQPDEAFIDLAVETLEKTAKAAGEQNAKKMEKVIAALTSAGIPRKEIQTRNYSVYPDYGPPAPNETEPKLRGYRVSNVVGVHLTELSRVGSVLDQALAAGANRVDQVRFGLARQDAVQGEALRQAVARARKSAEVLAAALNVKLGAVVDASTVTEPPQLYPARFAMAEMASDARVATPIQPEEQTVQAKVTLIYVIESVR, encoded by the coding sequence ATGCTTCACGCCCGTCCCGTTCGTTCCTGGCTGCTCACCGCCGTCCTGCTCGCCTCGCTGGGCGCTTCCGCCCAGTCCCTGCCCGTCTCCCAGGCCCGTCCCGCGGTGGACCCGGCCACGCGCACCCTGCGCGTCGAGGGCACCGGCGAGGTGAAGGCGCAGCCCGACGAGGCCTTCATCGACCTGGCCGTGGAGACGCTCGAGAAGACCGCGAAGGCGGCGGGTGAGCAGAACGCGAAGAAGATGGAGAAGGTCATCGCCGCGCTGACGTCCGCGGGCATCCCCCGCAAGGAAATCCAGACGCGCAACTACTCGGTGTACCCGGACTACGGGCCGCCGGCGCCCAACGAGACGGAGCCCAAGCTGCGCGGCTACCGCGTGAGCAACGTGGTGGGCGTGCACCTGACGGAGCTGTCGCGCGTGGGCAGCGTGCTGGACCAGGCGCTGGCGGCGGGCGCCAACCGGGTGGACCAGGTGCGCTTCGGCCTGGCGCGCCAGGACGCGGTGCAGGGTGAGGCGCTGCGGCAGGCGGTGGCGCGGGCCCGCAAGTCGGCCGAGGTGCTGGCCGCCGCCCTCAACGTGAAGCTGGGCGCGGTGGTGGACGCGAGCACCGTGACGGAGCCGCCGCAGCTCTACCCGGCCCGCTTCGCCATGGCCGAGATGGCGTCCGACGCGCGCGTCGCCACGCCCATCCAGCCGGAGGAGCAGACGGTGCAGGCCAAGGTCACGCTCATCTACGTCATCGAGTCCGTGCGCTAG
- a CDS encoding hybrid sensor histidine kinase/response regulator, translating into MNKPPGFPPDPKERPSRTAPSARVWLVEDSPLQRARARELLERHHAVETFEDAEQALERLSSEPPPDVLMLDWRLPGVSGLDACRYVRERYDEVTLPILMLSVRGAHEDFTEGLEAGANDYVAKPFHDEEMLARVASLLRVRAQGERLREREAHLSTTLSSISDAVITTDPVGRILLLNPVAEQLTGWSTSEAWQRPVAEVFRVIDAVTREPLDNPVERALGSESVQRLTRPALLLRKDGTEVPIEDSAAPIRTGPSAPSGAVLIFRDVTEKMRVSQRNEALTAQLRVSEAEQSLLLDAIPVLVSYVNSDERYGRVNKAYEEWFGISRDQLRNRKVREVIGEAAYAVLGPYVRRGLAGESLSFEQHDVPYRLGGKRDVRVSFIAHQSPGGSVDGYVALLQDITTQRKLEQEREQHARQLQQQAEFEQLLIGIVSHDLRNPLGAILMGAERLKRMETLPPEALRPVERIQASAHRAVKLVKELLDFTQARLGGGIRLERAPSDLHQVCHSAVEEVETAHPSADVRVAASGDGHGTWDADRLAQVVQNLLTNALKHGRPGAPVQVETRGDGPRVTLRVHNEGPPIPASQLPNLFQPLQRGTDAVDLASRSVGLGLFIVKAIVDAHQGHVEVESTAERGTTFTVSLPRRPTG; encoded by the coding sequence TTGAACAAACCCCCTGGTTTTCCTCCAGACCCGAAGGAGCGCCCTTCGCGCACCGCGCCATCCGCCCGCGTGTGGCTGGTCGAGGACAGCCCGCTCCAGCGCGCGCGCGCGCGGGAGCTGCTGGAGCGGCACCACGCGGTGGAGACGTTCGAGGACGCCGAGCAGGCGCTTGAGCGGCTCTCCTCGGAGCCCCCGCCCGACGTGCTCATGCTGGACTGGCGGTTGCCGGGCGTCTCGGGCCTGGACGCGTGCCGCTACGTCCGCGAGCGCTACGACGAGGTCACCCTCCCCATCCTGATGCTCTCCGTGCGAGGAGCCCACGAGGACTTCACGGAGGGCCTGGAGGCGGGCGCCAACGACTACGTCGCCAAGCCCTTCCACGACGAGGAGATGCTCGCCCGGGTGGCCAGCCTCCTGCGCGTGCGGGCCCAGGGGGAGCGGCTGAGGGAGCGCGAAGCGCATCTGTCCACGACGCTCTCCTCCATCAGCGACGCGGTCATCACCACGGACCCGGTCGGCCGCATCCTCCTCCTCAACCCGGTGGCCGAGCAGCTCACCGGCTGGAGCACGTCCGAGGCCTGGCAGCGTCCCGTCGCGGAGGTCTTCCGCGTCATCGACGCCGTCACCCGGGAGCCCCTGGACAACCCCGTCGAGCGGGCGCTCGGCTCCGAGTCGGTCCAGCGCCTCACGCGGCCCGCGCTGCTGCTCCGGAAGGACGGGACGGAGGTCCCCATCGAGGACAGCGCCGCGCCGATTCGCACGGGGCCGAGCGCCCCCTCCGGCGCGGTGCTCATCTTCCGCGACGTCACCGAGAAGATGCGGGTGAGCCAGCGCAACGAGGCGCTCACGGCGCAGCTGCGCGTGAGCGAGGCCGAGCAGTCCCTGCTGCTCGACGCGATTCCCGTCCTCGTCTCCTACGTCAACTCGGACGAGCGCTACGGCCGCGTCAACAAGGCGTACGAGGAGTGGTTCGGGATTTCGCGGGACCAGCTGCGCAACCGCAAGGTCCGGGAGGTCATCGGGGAGGCGGCGTACGCGGTGCTGGGCCCGTACGTGCGGCGGGGCCTCGCGGGCGAGAGCTTGTCCTTCGAGCAGCACGACGTGCCCTACCGGTTGGGCGGCAAGCGGGACGTGCGGGTGTCCTTCATCGCGCACCAATCCCCGGGCGGCTCCGTGGACGGCTACGTCGCGCTCCTGCAGGACATCACGACGCAGCGGAAGCTGGAGCAGGAGCGGGAGCAGCACGCGCGACAGCTCCAGCAGCAGGCGGAGTTCGAGCAGCTGCTCATCGGCATCGTGAGCCACGACTTGCGCAACCCCCTGGGCGCCATCCTCATGGGGGCCGAGCGGCTCAAGCGCATGGAGACCCTGCCGCCGGAGGCCCTCAGGCCGGTGGAGCGCATCCAGGCGTCGGCCCATCGCGCGGTGAAGCTGGTGAAGGAGCTGCTCGACTTCACCCAGGCGCGGCTGGGCGGCGGCATCCGGCTGGAGCGCGCCCCCTCGGACCTCCACCAGGTCTGCCACTCGGCCGTGGAGGAGGTGGAGACGGCCCACCCCTCCGCCGACGTGCGGGTGGCGGCGAGCGGCGACGGACACGGCACGTGGGACGCGGACCGGCTGGCGCAGGTCGTCCAGAACCTGCTGACGAACGCGCTGAAGCACGGTCGGCCCGGGGCGCCCGTCCAGGTGGAGACGCGCGGCGACGGCCCTCGGGTGACGCTGCGGGTCCACAACGAGGGCCCGCCCATCCCCGCCTCGCAACTCCCGAACCTCTTCCAGCCCCTCCAGCGCGGCACCGACGCGGTGGACCTGGCGAGCCGCAGCGTGGGGCTGGGCCTCTTCATCGTGAAGGCCATCGTCGACGCGCACCAGGGACACGTCGAGGTGGAGTCCACGGCCGAGCGGGGCACCACCTTCACCGTGAGCCTCCCGCGGCGGCCCACCGGCTGA